The following proteins are co-located in the Mesorhizobium australicum WSM2073 genome:
- a CDS encoding ABC transporter ATP-binding protein, whose translation MAQVAISNVAKAFGTVKVLHEVSVDIADGQFVVLVGPSGCGKSTLLRMVAGLETVSGGTIAIGDRVVNHLPPAKRDIAMVFQNYALYPHKTVEQNMAFALKLRKTDPAVVAERVKRAADILDLSPYLKRYPRQLSGGQRQRVAMGRAIVRNPQVFLFDEPLSNLDAKLRVQMRTEIKELHQRLKTTTIYVTHDQIEAMTMADKIVVMRDGRIEQVGAPLELFDRPANLFVAGFIGSPSMNLLKGTGRKGGVEIAGTLFPVAPNNTVEEGRSVVYGVRPEHLEIHPEGVPAKISVVEPTGSETLVFLRFGDGEMVALFRERHDFKPGDTLKLRPRLDHIHLFDAEAGKRL comes from the coding sequence ATGGCTCAAGTCGCGATCAGCAATGTGGCCAAGGCGTTTGGAACCGTCAAGGTTCTGCACGAAGTCAGCGTCGACATTGCCGATGGCCAGTTCGTCGTGCTTGTCGGCCCGTCCGGTTGCGGAAAGTCCACGCTGCTCAGGATGGTGGCGGGGCTGGAGACCGTCTCCGGCGGCACCATCGCCATCGGTGACCGTGTCGTCAATCACCTGCCGCCCGCAAAACGCGACATCGCCATGGTGTTCCAGAACTATGCGCTCTACCCGCACAAGACGGTCGAGCAGAACATGGCCTTCGCCCTCAAGCTGCGCAAGACCGATCCGGCCGTGGTTGCCGAGCGGGTCAAGCGCGCCGCCGACATCCTCGACCTCAGCCCCTATCTGAAGCGCTACCCGCGCCAGCTTTCCGGCGGCCAGCGTCAGCGCGTCGCCATGGGGCGCGCCATCGTGCGCAATCCGCAGGTATTCCTGTTCGACGAGCCGCTTTCGAACCTCGACGCCAAGCTGCGCGTGCAGATGCGAACCGAGATAAAGGAACTGCACCAGCGGCTGAAGACCACCACCATCTATGTCACCCACGACCAGATCGAAGCCATGACGATGGCCGACAAGATCGTCGTCATGCGCGATGGCCGCATCGAACAGGTCGGCGCGCCGCTGGAGCTTTTCGACCGGCCGGCGAACCTTTTCGTTGCCGGCTTCATCGGCTCGCCGTCGATGAACCTGCTCAAGGGTACCGGGCGCAAGGGCGGCGTCGAGATTGCCGGAACGCTATTCCCGGTCGCTCCGAACAACACCGTCGAGGAAGGGCGCTCCGTCGTCTATGGTGTGCGCCCTGAACATCTCGAAATCCATCCCGAAGGCGTGCCGGCGAAGATTTCCGTGGTCGAGCCGACCGGCTCGGAAACCCTGGTGTTCCTCCGCTTCGGCGACGGCGAGATGGTGGCGCTGTTTCGCGAGCGCCATGACTTCAAGCCCGGCGATACGCTGAAGCTCCGGCCAAGGCTCGACCATATCCATCTGTTCGACGCCGAGGCCGGCAAGCGTCTCTGA
- a CDS encoding ABC transporter substrate-binding protein, giving the protein MRVGLYDKLVRAGATRRDILKGAASMAAIAAASGAGLGALTRPASAASELRSKILQIPGVGKGQPTDADFQKVGELCLEATKANVKEGEFAGVELTFMGLNNQNLHNVLFRGFLKPWETYTGAKISWIDLAQADYNARLQQSIATGTVDFDIIEMGAPFEGDVCGKGLTSEMPDWVKKQIDFDDLVNYLKPPVGTWDGKQYRVTIDGDAHNFNYRTDVFADADLAKQWKDGGATSEWGVPKTWQEVQAVTKFLKGKKFKGQDVYGYLDAPKPWGGFGFYFLGSRATAYAKHPDDKAWLFDADTMKPRINNPAWVRAIQDVIDALPSEPADQINADPNTTAFQQFLAGTGSMIPWWGDVGSNVKTNDSSVIGDVTGFSILPGSDDVYNSKTGKWEKLASGPNYSPNCAYLGWGVYVMARVDSDEKKKKAAWSAAAHLGGKDLSIWTAMYPSGFQPYRNSHFDIPEWVAAGYDEAFITSYLKSEGDSYNHPNAAIEPRIPGIFQYYSAAEDILANTFAGKMKAQEGADAIAAAWEKLTDQIGRDKQIKLYKASLGM; this is encoded by the coding sequence ATGCGAGTAGGTCTTTACGACAAACTGGTACGTGCCGGCGCCACAAGGCGCGACATATTGAAGGGCGCGGCCTCGATGGCCGCGATCGCCGCCGCATCCGGCGCCGGACTTGGCGCGCTGACGCGCCCGGCTTCCGCCGCAAGCGAACTGCGCTCGAAAATCCTGCAGATCCCCGGGGTTGGCAAAGGCCAGCCGACAGACGCCGACTTTCAGAAGGTCGGCGAGCTTTGCCTGGAGGCGACCAAGGCCAATGTCAAGGAAGGCGAGTTCGCCGGCGTCGAGCTCACCTTCATGGGCCTCAACAACCAGAACCTGCACAATGTGCTGTTCCGTGGTTTCCTGAAGCCATGGGAGACCTATACCGGCGCCAAGATCAGCTGGATCGACCTGGCGCAGGCCGACTACAACGCCCGCCTGCAGCAGTCGATCGCCACCGGCACCGTCGACTTCGACATCATCGAGATGGGCGCGCCGTTCGAGGGCGACGTCTGCGGCAAGGGTCTGACTTCGGAGATGCCCGACTGGGTCAAGAAGCAGATCGACTTCGACGATCTCGTCAACTACCTCAAGCCGCCCGTCGGCACATGGGATGGCAAGCAGTACCGGGTCACCATCGACGGCGACGCGCACAATTTCAACTACCGCACCGACGTGTTTGCCGATGCCGACCTCGCCAAGCAGTGGAAGGATGGCGGGGCGACGAGCGAATGGGGCGTGCCTAAGACCTGGCAAGAGGTTCAGGCCGTGACCAAGTTCCTCAAGGGCAAGAAGTTCAAGGGCCAGGATGTCTACGGCTACCTCGACGCGCCCAAGCCCTGGGGCGGGTTCGGCTTCTACTTCCTAGGCAGCCGTGCCACCGCCTACGCCAAGCATCCCGACGACAAGGCCTGGCTGTTCGACGCCGACACGATGAAGCCACGCATCAACAATCCGGCCTGGGTACGCGCCATCCAGGACGTCATCGACGCCCTGCCGTCGGAGCCGGCCGACCAGATCAATGCCGACCCGAACACCACCGCCTTCCAGCAGTTCCTGGCCGGCACCGGCTCGATGATCCCCTGGTGGGGCGACGTCGGCTCGAACGTCAAGACCAATGACAGCTCGGTCATCGGCGATGTCACCGGCTTCTCGATCCTGCCGGGCTCCGACGATGTCTACAACTCCAAGACCGGCAAGTGGGAGAAGCTCGCCAGCGGCCCGAACTATTCGCCCAACTGCGCCTATCTCGGCTGGGGCGTCTATGTCATGGCCCGCGTCGATAGCGACGAAAAGAAGAAGAAGGCGGCATGGTCGGCTGCCGCCCATCTCGGCGGCAAGGACCTGTCGATCTGGACGGCGATGTATCCGTCGGGCTTCCAGCCCTACCGCAATTCGCACTTCGACATTCCGGAGTGGGTGGCGGCCGGCTACGACGAGGCGTTCATCACCTCATACCTGAAGTCGGAAGGCGACAGCTACAACCATCCCAACGCGGCGATCGAGCCGCGCATCCCCGGCATCTTCCAGTATTACAGCGCCGCCGAGGATATCCTGGCCAACACCTTCGCCGGCAAGATGAAGGCGCAGGAAGGCGCCGATGCCATCGCAGCCGCCTGGGAGAAGCTGACCGACCAGATCGGCCGCGACAAGCAGATCAAGCTCTACAAGGCCTCGCTCGGCATGTAG
- a CDS encoding carbohydrate ABC transporter permease, translated as MSVQTTDYVASEIRSPASFLASRVFIYGALACWGFICLFPIYWTITTSFKTAVDVTQGHLIPFVDFQPDWKGWRSLGLSPDSILQTSTVRDEFLKRFMNSVITSVGASSLAIIIGSLAAYGLTRYRYHFAWFKNEDISFFFLSQLILPPVVLALPFLVLYREVGLLDTRVGLILLYTLMVLPIVIWIMRDQFNSIPVELEEAALVDGLSIWGAFFRIVMPIALPGMVAAFILAMVLCWNEYFFAALLTSTDAKTIPVMVASQTGSQGINWWSMAALATAAIAPLAVIGIALERYLIMGMTAGAVK; from the coding sequence ATGAGCGTTCAGACCACCGACTACGTCGCATCCGAAATCCGCTCGCCGGCGAGCTTCCTCGCCAGCCGCGTCTTCATCTATGGTGCGCTCGCCTGCTGGGGCTTCATCTGCCTGTTTCCGATCTATTGGACCATCACCACATCCTTCAAGACGGCGGTGGATGTCACCCAGGGCCACCTGATCCCGTTCGTCGACTTCCAGCCGGATTGGAAAGGCTGGCGATCGCTCGGCCTGTCGCCGGACTCGATCTTGCAGACATCGACGGTGCGCGACGAATTCCTCAAGCGCTTCATGAATTCCGTCATCACCTCGGTTGGCGCGTCGAGCCTGGCGATCATCATCGGCAGCCTCGCCGCCTATGGCCTGACCCGCTACCGCTACCATTTCGCCTGGTTCAAGAACGAGGACATCTCCTTCTTCTTCCTGTCGCAGCTCATCCTGCCGCCGGTGGTGCTGGCCCTGCCCTTCCTGGTGCTCTACCGTGAAGTCGGATTGCTCGATACCCGCGTCGGGCTGATCCTGCTCTACACGCTGATGGTGCTGCCGATCGTCATCTGGATCATGCGCGACCAGTTCAATTCCATCCCCGTCGAACTCGAGGAAGCAGCCCTCGTCGACGGCCTGTCGATCTGGGGCGCCTTTTTCCGTATCGTCATGCCGATCGCGCTGCCGGGCATGGTGGCCGCCTTCATCCTGGCGATGGTGCTGTGCTGGAACGAGTACTTCTTCGCCGCCCTTTTGACCTCGACGGACGCCAAGACTATTCCCGTCATGGTCGCCAGCCAGACGGGCTCGCAAGGCATCAACTGGTGGTCGATGGCGGCGCTTGCCACGGCCGCGATCGCGCCGCTTGCCGTCATCGGCATCGCCCTGGAGCGCTACCTGATCATGGGCATGACCGCTGGCGCGGTGAAGTGA
- a CDS encoding carbohydrate ABC transporter permease, which produces MTDQTSTATQWPADAAPYDLIPPGRRRLGWALMAIATLGLLATIVVQILYKTEVDTIGFETWRPVVYAYVLWGVAIGIGQVLTRGEDGQRALFLLPALLFTIAMVIFPTLFGFYIALTDWNLSSFSGRRFNGLDNFWQMLADPYYRNALFNMVLYVLAVLVEYVIAFGLALLLNAQIRARKFFRVVFLMPLMLSPVAVSWMIGKSLMEYRFGPAATLARHLGWEDPAFFSNPITARISIMLLDAWTFIPFMMIMLLAGLQAMSREVLEAARVDGATAWQTFWQVTFPLMLPVSVTAVILRIIFKLKLADIIITVTSGGPGGATDSVSSFIYREYRDRSNVGYGTMLAMVYLVIIVVFVTWLLKFASRFVRNVN; this is translated from the coding sequence GTGACTGACCAGACTTCGACCGCGACCCAGTGGCCGGCAGACGCCGCCCCCTATGATCTGATCCCGCCGGGCCGCAGGCGTCTGGGCTGGGCGCTGATGGCGATTGCCACGCTCGGCCTGCTGGCGACGATCGTGGTGCAGATCCTCTACAAGACCGAGGTCGATACGATCGGCTTCGAGACATGGCGGCCCGTGGTCTACGCCTATGTGCTGTGGGGTGTGGCGATCGGCATCGGCCAGGTTCTGACACGCGGCGAGGACGGCCAGCGCGCGCTGTTCCTGCTGCCGGCCCTTTTGTTCACCATTGCGATGGTGATCTTCCCGACCCTGTTCGGCTTCTACATCGCGCTGACCGATTGGAACCTCTCCTCCTTCAGCGGCCGCAGGTTCAACGGGCTCGACAACTTCTGGCAGATGCTCGCCGACCCCTACTACCGCAACGCCCTGTTCAACATGGTGCTCTATGTGCTGGCGGTGCTGGTCGAATATGTCATCGCCTTTGGCCTGGCACTGCTCCTCAACGCGCAGATCCGGGCTCGAAAGTTCTTCCGGGTGGTGTTCCTGATGCCGCTCATGCTGTCGCCGGTCGCGGTGTCGTGGATGATCGGCAAGTCGCTGATGGAATACCGCTTTGGACCGGCAGCCACGCTGGCGCGCCATCTCGGCTGGGAAGACCCGGCCTTCTTCTCGAACCCGATCACCGCCCGCATCTCGATCATGCTGCTGGACGCCTGGACCTTCATCCCGTTCATGATGATCATGCTGCTGGCGGGACTGCAGGCGATGTCGCGCGAGGTGCTGGAGGCGGCACGGGTCGACGGCGCCACGGCCTGGCAAACCTTCTGGCAGGTCACTTTCCCGCTGATGCTGCCGGTGTCGGTGACGGCGGTGATCCTGCGCATCATCTTCAAGCTGAAGCTTGCCGACATCATCATCACGGTTACCTCGGGCGGTCCGGGCGGCGCCACCGATTCGGTCTCGAGCTTCATCTACCGCGAATACCGCGACCGCTCGAATGTTGGCTATGGCACCATGCTGGCGATGGTCTATCTCGTCATCATCGTGGTGTTCGTGACCTGGCTGTTGAAGTTCGCCAGCCGTTTCGTGCGCAATGTGAATTAG